The Streptomyces sp. B3I8 nucleotide sequence GCCGGCGACGACGCCAGTGCCCGTGCCCTGCGCCGCAGCGTCCAGGCGATCTGGAAAGACCCCACACAGCATGGCGACGGTGCCGGGCTGGCGATGCTGCTGGACGTCGCCCTCACCGCGGTCGCCTACGCGATGCACTGGCACCGCACCCGCCAGCACGCCCAGCAGCAGGCGGCAGCCGAGCAGACCCTCATCCACCTGCAGGCCGCGTACGCGCAGGTCGCCGGCCCGGTCCTGACGGACCTCGCACGCCGCTCCCCCAACCTCCAGACCAAGCGCCGCTACGCCCACCACCTCCAGCAGGCGGTACCGGAACACGCCGAGCACATCCTCAACGACCCCGCCTGGGACGCACTCGCCACCGTGCTCGCCGAGGCAGAAGCAGCAGGACACAACCCGGCCACCGTCCTCGACCAGGCACTCGGCCAGCGCACCCTGGACGACGCCCACAGCCCCGCCCGCGCACTGACCTGGCGCATCCGCCGCCTCGGCGAACGCCACGCCCCCAGCCCATTGGCTGCGGCAGCCAGGGCTCGCAGCACCACACCACACCCCGCCGCTCCCATCCAACCAGCGGCAGCCCCTCCAGCGCCACATCCGTCACCAGCACGGCGGCGCTGATCACCCCCGCGTCCAGCCGCCACCTTCACCGACACCGATCACACGACACCGCACAAGGAACCGCCCATGCCCCAGCCCTCCGTCCGCCCCCATGTCGTCGTCCTCCTCACCGAAGTGACCAGCACCCCCCGCGATGACCACTCACTCATCAATCGCCACTACGGGACCGCGTTCACCGACGCCGAGCGCGACCTCATCTGCACCGCTACCCCGGCGGAGATAACCGCCGCGATCGCGCAGCGAGAGCTTGAGAACGAGTGGGTGCGCGAAACCAACGAGATACATAAGGCCCTCTTCGACCTGGTCACGAAGTACATCGACCAACTCCCCGAGGGCGCCCTGTGCAGCAACATCTACGCCCACATGACCGACGAGGACTACGCGGAATGCGACCGCTTGGCCAGGATCGTCGCCGCACGAAACGGCTTCGATTACCCCGCCGAGGACGAAGACAGCTGACCGCACGCACGCCAACGGCGGCCCACCCAGTGGGCCGCCGTTGCGGCAGGACCGGAGCGGCTTGCCGATTCACCCCGCAGACCTCACCACCATGGCCTTGGCAACCGCCTTGCGCACGTGGGCATCGACAAGACCCGGGCTACCCGAGACCACAACGACCACCGTCCCGATGCGGACCGCGTGGAGGTTCCGCGTTCCGATGTCATATGGCGAGTCCGTGAGCTGTGCGTTCCGCTGAATCCGCGCTCTGTGTCACCTTGATCGTTCCGGGGTTCGTGTCACTTCCCCGGACGGTGTCTCGAAAGCGAGCGGTTCTCCTTCAGCGCGACCTTCAGTTCCTCTTTGGTCTCCTCCAACGCCTCTCGCAGCCGATCACGCTCGGCCTCGGTCTCCCGCAGCCGGGTCATGCTCGCCTTGAGTCGGTCGCTCTCCGCGCGCAAGGTTCTGAGCCAGGACAATCCCGATCAGTTCCGTGACCGCGTGCCGCTGCCGCACGCCGACCGCTCTGATCCACCCAACGACAACCCTGACGAAGGTGAAGACGATGGCGATGACTGGAACCCGGAGCCGCCCGGAACGCGTCCGGCTCCGCCACCAAGCGCCCGACCAGAACGGCGTGGAGGGCCTCGCCGTAGGCGTACTTCTTGGTCAGACGAAGCCAGCCCTCTTGCGACGCCGGGGATCTGGGTAGCCGAACACCTCCGTCGGCCATGGTTCCGACTCCCTTCTCCCGGTATGCGCCAGGGGCGGCGTCTCTGGGACGGTCGGGGAGGTCGGCCGAGATGGCGAGGTGACGGGGTTCGGTGTCACGTCCTCGACGGTCGGGGAGGTCGGCCGAGATGGCGAGGCGACGGGGTTCGGCGTCACGTCCTCGACGGTCGGCGCGGTGAAGTGACGATATTGCCTGAGGTTCTCGGTGTCCGGGTACGGGCGACGCCATGGCTTGCGGGAGCCGATGAAGTGGAGCACGAAGGCACGTCGCTCCTGATCTCGGTACGCGTCGTACTCCGTACCCAGTCGTGGCGGCCAAGCCTCGGGCGGGATGTCGCGGAAGTCAGTCATCGGGAACACGTTCCAGCGCGGATCCAGCTCGATCCATCGACCGTGCGTGAGCGCGTTGAGCGCATCTTGCTCCAGACAGACCGGGACCTGATCCTGGCTCGCAAGCCAGTGGAGGGCCCGCTCGGTCAAGCTCTCCCGACGCCACTGGCGGAGGTTGCACAGCATCACCCCGGCATTGAAGTAGGGCGCGTCGGGCGCGAATCGTCCGCTGCCGCCGTCTGCCAGCGCCTCGTGGAGGTTGGGACGCCACATGTCCCGCACGGCCGCGAGGGGGCTGTCACCGAGGTCCGTCGCGAACAGCTCTGTCACGTCTCGCATCAGCACGACGTCCACGTCCATGTACAGCACCACGTCGTCCGGCACCAGCTCTGGCAGGAACAGGCGCGCGTACGTCGCGCCGGTCAGATAGCGCAGCAGTGGCAGGTCGGACAGGTCGCGGCGCAGACGGACGATCTCCAGATCGAGGAAGAGGGACCTCGCGTGCTCGACGACCTTAGCGCTCGGTGAATCGTCCGTCATCAGTGCCGTGATACGCACACCGCTCTTCGGCGGCAGGAAGCGGGCCAGCGACGACAGCATGTTGCGTGCCGCCGATGCGTACTGACCATCGAACGCGATCGCTATGCGCAACCCCCGACCCCCATGCCCCACGTGTGCGATCTAGGAACCAATACGCTAAGGGGCGGTCGAGTGACGGTCAAGGCGGTCAAAAGGGGGTGCGACCTGTGGCGCGAGCGAGCGACATGGCGTCGGCGCCGGGCAGAGGCGTGCTCATTTGCAGCACACCGAGGGCAGGGACTCACCTGCTGGCTGGTCTGCTGGAGAGCACGGGTTTGTCGGGGAAACCGGGGGAGTATCTGTACAACCGCGTTATTGAACTGGACGGTGAGAACATCCCGATCGGTCCGGCGCACCGGACGCAGCCGGACCAGCTACGAAAGCTGATGCGGATCGGGACTTCGGCCAACGGCGTGTGGGGCCTGATCGTCATGGGGTCGTACCTGGACGAGATCGTCGCCGGGCTGCAGCGATACCAGTCCGCGAGTGGAGCGAGCTGGCGCGAGGTGATCGAGCGCGCCTTCGACCGCCCGGTATATGTGTGGAACCGGCGGCTGGACACGGCGGCACAAGCGGTGTCTCTGTACCGGGCGCTGGAGACCGACGTCTGGTATGCCGACGACGTTCGTGGCGTGGGCGCTGACGTTCCCTATCGTCGCAACCGGATCGCGCACTGGGAACACATGATCCGGGAGCAGAACGAGGAGTGGACGCGCCGGTTCTCCGACAGCGGGATCACGCCGATCACGGTGACGTACGAGGACGCGCTGGCGGACCCGGAAGGTGTGGTGGACCGGATCCTGGACAGCGTGGGGGTCGCGCGAGGCGACCGGCCGGTGCAGCCGCTCACGCGCCAGCAGGGAAACGACGTGAGCTTGGAATGGCTGGCCCGGTACCGCCGGGACGGTTCAACGTGACCGCAGTCTCCGCGATCCAGTCCCGGTACGCCCCGCGCCCCGGGCACGTACGGACCTCGCCGCCGATGACGAGCGGCTGCTGGCAGCGCATCATCAGTCCGGCCACCTCCCGCCGGGACGGCACCCGCAACTCCGGCGGCAAGAAGTCGACCGCCACAGCTTCCTCCGCAGCCGGAGCCGTTGCCGTCGGCTCGGGCGCGTCGGGCCACGGCTGCGTGGCCTGTAGCTGTAGGAGCAACTCATAGCCCGCGCGCTGGGCTTCACGGAACGCGCGGTCCTCGCGAGCACGTCGAAAGAACAAGATCTCTTCCTCTCTGTCTTCTGGCGGGCACGGCATGTGCGTCCGCTCATGCGGATATCGGCGAGCCGCCCGCCAGCGGATCCTCTGGAACAGGGGTCGTCAGCTGAGGCGGATGACGGTGAGCCGGCCCTCGGCGCCCTCGGGCACAGTGCGGCGGGGCACCGGAACCGGTGAGGCGAGTGAGGAGGCGAACGCGGCGACCAGGTCGTGCGGGACACTGGCGCTGAAGCTGGCGCACCACAGATACGGGGCGCCGAGAACCGGTTCCGCCCATGCCTGCCAACCCACCAGGTCGGGGCGCGGGTCGGCGTCCTCGATGAACGGCGGCACCATCTCCAGGGAGACGCTGCAGGAGAATCCGGGATCCATCGCGGTGGTGCGGGGGCGGTCAGCGTCGCGAAGCCAGCCGCGGGCAGAGAGCGCGCTGAGGACGGTCTCGGGCCCCTCGAAGCCGACGTCGGGCGCCCTGCGGCTGTCGATCTCCACGAGGAGATCGGCGAGCGCCTCGTACGGGACACCGGCGGTGAAGTACGCGTTCCACGCGGTCATCACCGAGGCGGCATGAGGGCGGGCGCTCAGCTGCCAGGCCACCGGCAGGCCGCCCAGCTCGAACGGGTAGGC carries:
- a CDS encoding glycosyltransferase family 8 protein, producing the protein MRIAIAFDGQYASAARNMLSSLARFLPPKSGVRITALMTDDSPSAKVVEHARSLFLDLEIVRLRRDLSDLPLLRYLTGATYARLFLPELVPDDVVLYMDVDVVLMRDVTELFATDLGDSPLAAVRDMWRPNLHEALADGGSGRFAPDAPYFNAGVMLCNLRQWRRESLTERALHWLASQDQVPVCLEQDALNALTHGRWIELDPRWNVFPMTDFRDIPPEAWPPRLGTEYDAYRDQERRAFVLHFIGSRKPWRRPYPDTENLRQYRHFTAPTVEDVTPNPVASPSRPTSPTVEDVTPNPVTSPSRPTSPTVPETPPLAHTGRRESEPWPTEVFGYPDPRRRKRAGFV
- a CDS encoding Stf0 family sulfotransferase gives rise to the protein MARASDMASAPGRGVLICSTPRAGTHLLAGLLESTGLSGKPGEYLYNRVIELDGENIPIGPAHRTQPDQLRKLMRIGTSANGVWGLIVMGSYLDEIVAGLQRYQSASGASWREVIERAFDRPVYVWNRRLDTAAQAVSLYRALETDVWYADDVRGVGADVPYRRNRIAHWEHMIREQNEEWTRRFSDSGITPITVTYEDALADPEGVVDRILDSVGVARGDRPVQPLTRQQGNDVSLEWLARYRRDGST
- a CDS encoding DUF317 domain-containing protein encodes the protein MEAPLPPHHPSDPFCPEPPGPVYWVTPRHLAGDDDALAERIGDTLSGLGWRMWPTARRTLLYVSPDGLWGAEWVLAAYPFELGGLPVAWQLSARPHAASVMTAWNAYFTAGVPYEALADLLVEIDSRRAPDVGFEGPETVLSALSARGWLRDADRPRTTAMDPGFSCSVSLEMVPPFIEDADPRPDLVGWQAWAEPVLGAPYLWCASFSASVPHDLVAAFASSLASPVPVPRRTVPEGAEGRLTVIRLS